From one Lolium rigidum isolate FL_2022 chromosome 4, APGP_CSIRO_Lrig_0.1, whole genome shotgun sequence genomic stretch:
- the LOC124648629 gene encoding uncharacterized protein LOC124648629: MAVSVGAQSAEAGDIECGERRRADEFVDDDDDDEDSQYFTDAEDRSWPSHSRHESAAAYEDCISRCASARTSSFGGGDSDGDIEAGGGEHLRKSSCVSECSLDDVDLEAGLAEVIKGSPDKAERNCRICHLGLESAAADSGAAITLGCSCKGDLSYSHKQCAETWFKIRGNKTCEICSSTACNVVGFGDAEVTEQWTESSTAAVQALPTENQRFWQGHRFLNFLLACMVFAFVISWLFHFNVPG, translated from the exons ATGGCCGTGAGCGTCGGCGCGCAGTCGGCCGAGGCCGGGGACATCGagtgcggcgagcggcggcgcgcggaCGAGTtcgtggacgacgacgacgacgacgaggacagccAGTACTTCACGGACGCGGAGGACCGGTCGTGGCCCTCGCACTCGCGCCATGAGTCCGCCGCCGCCTACGAGGACTGCATCTCGCGGTGCGCGTCCGCGCGCACGAGCTCCTTCGGTGGCGGCGACAGCGACGGGGAcatcgaggccggcggcggcgagcactTGAGGAAGTCGTCGTGCGTGTCCGAGTGCTCGCTGGACGACGTCGACCTGGAGGCCGGGCTGGCCGAGGTCATCAAGGGCAGCCCCGACAAGGCCGAGAGGAACTGCCGCATTTGCCACCTCGGCCTCGAGAGCGCGGCGGCCGACTCCGGCGCCGCCATCACGCTCGGCTGCTCCTGCAAGGGCGACCTGTCCTACTCCCACAAGCAGTGCGCCGAGACATGGTTCAAGATCAGAGGCAACAA GACCTGTGAGATCTGCAGCTCAACCGCATGCAATGTGGTAGGTTTTGGCGATGCGGAGGTCACTGAACAATGGACCGAGTCAAGCACAGCAGCTGTGCAAGCACTACCAACCGAAAATCAGAGGTTTTGGCAAGGGCATCGGTTTCTCAACTTCCTTCTTGCTTGCATGGTTTTCGCCTTCGTCATCTCGTGGCTCTTCCACTTCAATGTCCCGGGatga